One genomic segment of Gammaproteobacteria bacterium includes these proteins:
- a CDS encoding hypothetical protein (Evidence 5 : Unknown function), with protein sequence MNFLIPADVVGNKLRNLTWVAAYSFIQFLFCQEVAEPKYLRITMTLISWNDRYKTDIAMIDQQHQELFDIVNYLHDAILCGKDREVLSETLTEIAEYTSVHFATEENYMLYHRYPGYAAHKKEHDSFKWQVENLLNEFASGEKVLSISLIVFIKDWLDNHLLRIDAMYKSYLTERMT encoded by the coding sequence GTGAATTTTCTCATACCGGCCGACGTTGTCGGCAATAAACTACGTAACCTAACCTGGGTTGCTGCCTACAGTTTCATCCAATTTTTGTTCTGTCAGGAAGTAGCAGAACCCAAATACTTGAGAATTACTATGACACTCATCTCGTGGAATGATCGATACAAGACTGACATCGCAATGATTGATCAACAACACCAGGAACTCTTCGACATAGTGAATTATCTACATGACGCGATCCTCTGCGGGAAAGATAGGGAGGTTCTGAGCGAAACGCTTACCGAAATAGCAGAGTACACCTCCGTACATTTTGCCACTGAAGAAAACTATATGTTATACCATAGATATCCTGGTTATGCCGCACACAAGAAGGAACATGACAGTTTTAAATGGCAAGTAGAGAATCTCCTCAACGAGTTCGCCAGCGGAGAAAAGGTATTATCTATCTCACTGATCGTTTTCATCAAAGATTGGCTAGATAATCATCTTCTCAGAATCGACGCAATGTACAAGAGCTATCTTACAGAAAGAATGACTTAG